CAAATTATTGAACCGCCGTATACGGAACCGTACGTACGGTGGTGTGAGAGGGTCGAACGAATCAAAATTCCGATTCGTTCACTCTACTCGATTGTCTTTCCTGTGAACAAGCGCTTGAACATTTGGTCACTACTAACTCCAGCGCCTATCGGCTAGCGAATTTCTTCGTTTTCTCTCTACGATAAGTCAACATCAGTTCGCAAAACCGGCTCGATGTGTTTCCTTTATCTCAGTCGAAACTTGCGAAATCCGTACGCTGATGAATAGCCGCTTGCGCATTTGGTCTTTCATCAAACGTTTGTTTAAGGGAACAGATGTTAAGATTTTATTTCTTTTTCTAATGTTGTTTTCATCAAATCAAACGTTTGTTTAATTTCTTGATTAGGCTTATTTGTAAGGAAACTTACAGTGATGACAGTGATCAAGCTAAGGAAGAATCCCGGAATCATTTCGTACATGTAATCCTTTAAGGCTGGGATACTAATCCAAATGATTACAGTTAATGCCCCGACCATCATTCCTGATAAAGCCCCCCACTTATTCATACGTTTCCAGTAGAGACTTAATAGAATCGTAGGACCAAATGCCGCTCCAAAGCCAGCCCAAGCATTCCCTACTAGATTTAAGATCGTATCATTTGGTGTATAGGAGAGAAGAACCGCAACAACTGAAACAAGTAATACAGAAAGTCTTCCAACCAATACTAGTTCACGATCTGAGGCATTTCTTTTTAAAAAGGCTTTATAGAAATCCTTTGTTAAGGCACTTGAAGTGACTAATAATTGTGATGAAATGGTACTCATGATCGCTGCTAAAATCGCTGCGAATAAAAAGCCCGTAATAAGCGGATGGAAGAGTATTTCTGAGAATACGATAAAAATTGTTTCTGGGTCATCTATTGGAATCTGATGGATTGACATATAAGCGATTCCTGCGAAACCAACTAATGAAGTGCCAATAAGAGAAATAATCATCCAACTCATTCCGATTCTTCGGGCGACTTTAATTTCTCTTACAGACTTAATCGCCATAAAACGGACGATAATATGTGGTTGACCAAAATACCCTAGACCCCATGCGAGGGAAGAGAGGATACTCACAATGGAAACATCTCTGAAAAGATTTAAAAGTTGAGGATCAACACTTTGTACTTCACTTAATGCCACTGAAGGTCCACCGAGATCGGTTAAAGCAACGCTCGGTACTAATATTAAGGCGACAAACATGATACAGCCCTGGACAAAATCAGTTAAGCTTACAGCTAGGAATCCTCCAAATAATGTGTAAGCAATCACAACGCCAGCTGTTACAAATAGTCCCACATGATAATTAAGGTTAAAAGCGGATTCAAATAAGCGGCCTCCAGAGACGACGCCTGCTGAAGTATATAATGTGAAGAAGATAATAATCACAATAGCGGAAACTAAGCGCAATAACCTTTTGGAGTCACCAAATCGATTTTCTAGAAAATCTGGAATTGTAATAGAGTCATTGGCAACACTTGTATATGTTCTGAGGCGCGGAGCTAGTAATAAATAGTTAAAAAAGGCTCCTGTCGTTAATCCGATGGCAATCCAAGCTTTTGAAATTCCTGTGGCATACATGGCGCCAGGAAGCCCCATCAAAATCCATCCACTCATATCAGATGCACCGGCAGACAAGGCGGTGACGGCGGGCCCAAGATCACGCCCCCCTAACATATAATCCTTTAAATTATTTGTTTTTCGATAAGCATATAGTCCAATGAGCATCATCGCAATAAAGTAGATACCCAATGAAATAAATACTTGATAATTCATCTAATACCCCCTGTATTCATTTATCCCGCCTTAAACGGGCAGTAAAACCTCCACTGAATGAAGTTTCACTTTATAAAAAACATAAAAGGTGCTTATCCAACATTTTTAGTCTGAGACAACACCGACGTTTTTTGTTTATTATGTTAACATAGTGAGATATAATGTAAAGGTGACAAGTGGGAATGTTCACTATTTACTGATAATGAAAGTATCCATAAGCATGATGATAACAGGGGGTCTCCCTGTTTTTTTATATTTTAATATAATTAAGTTTTCTACCTTAAGAAGTGACAAAGATTCCTTTGTTCCGAATGAAGTTTTATTTTATGAAAACAGTCTAAATATTTATGCATGCATAGTTACTCCCTGCCTAACAAACATGTTAAAATATACGTTGTATACAATGGGGAGTGTATCATTGCTTTTGGCTATTCTGATTTGATAAGATCGATATTATG
The window above is part of the Oikeobacillus pervagus genome. Proteins encoded here:
- the putP gene encoding sodium/proline symporter PutP, with the protein product MNYQVFISLGIYFIAMMLIGLYAYRKTNNLKDYMLGGRDLGPAVTALSAGASDMSGWILMGLPGAMYATGISKAWIAIGLTTGAFFNYLLLAPRLRTYTSVANDSITIPDFLENRFGDSKRLLRLVSAIVIIIFFTLYTSAGVVSGGRLFESAFNLNYHVGLFVTAGVVIAYTLFGGFLAVSLTDFVQGCIMFVALILVPSVALTDLGGPSVALSEVQSVDPQLLNLFRDVSIVSILSSLAWGLGYFGQPHIIVRFMAIKSVREIKVARRIGMSWMIISLIGTSLVGFAGIAYMSIHQIPIDDPETIFIVFSEILFHPLITGFLFAAILAAIMSTISSQLLVTSSALTKDFYKAFLKRNASDRELVLVGRLSVLLVSVVAVLLSYTPNDTILNLVGNAWAGFGAAFGPTILLSLYWKRMNKWGALSGMMVGALTVIIWISIPALKDYMYEMIPGFFLSLITVITVSFLTNKPNQEIKQTFDLMKTTLEKEIKS